Proteins encoded together in one Oxalobacteraceae sp. CFBP 8761 window:
- the tadA gene encoding Flp pilus assembly complex ATPase component TadA, protein MNAIPQKPASLRKLDLQSIFSWLLADGIVTKDNVRAQFAQAQGILKNAPGSMHPLTAVAQCKLVSELPPNRLLTLDVLTEWCAAKVGLPFIRIDPLKIDFTKVADVMSAGYAARFNILPVEMTATTLVVATADPALTEWEAEIAKVARRRIELVLANPLDIAQYISQFFALAKSIRDANRSSGQDVAMRNNFEQLVEMGKANKQFDANDQHIVNIVDWLWGYAFEQRASDIHLEPKREFAVVRFRIDGVLHQVYQVPAVVMIAMTARIKLLGRMDVIEKRRPQDGRIKTRTAGGQEVELRLSTMPTAFGEKLVMRIFDPEVVVKTLPELGFPADDALRWDRLTKRPHGIILVTGPTGSGKTTTLYTTLKALATSEVNVCTVEDPIEMVEPAFNQMQVQPGIDLSFADGVRSLMRQDPDIIMVGEIRDLPTAEMAIQAALTGHLVFSTLHTNDAPSAVMRLIELGVPDYLLEATLIGVMAQRLVRTLCPACKTPGGELSDDVWDSVGGAWKIPKPAIVYRPIGCPECRQTGYRGRTGIYELLSVSEGFGKLMRGAGDLVALRQQSVLDGMKPLRIAGAMKVVEGVTTADEVLKVTSALS, encoded by the coding sequence GTGAACGCCATCCCGCAAAAACCCGCCAGTCTGCGCAAGCTCGACCTGCAATCGATTTTTTCGTGGCTGCTGGCCGACGGGATCGTCACGAAGGACAACGTCAGGGCGCAATTTGCCCAAGCCCAGGGCATTCTCAAGAATGCGCCCGGCTCGATGCACCCGCTTACGGCGGTCGCGCAATGCAAGCTGGTTTCGGAACTGCCCCCCAATCGCCTGCTCACGCTGGACGTGCTGACCGAATGGTGCGCGGCCAAGGTCGGCCTGCCCTTCATCCGGATCGATCCTCTCAAGATCGATTTCACGAAAGTGGCCGATGTGATGTCGGCCGGCTATGCGGCGCGCTTCAATATTCTGCCGGTGGAAATGACGGCCACGACGCTGGTGGTGGCCACGGCCGATCCGGCGCTGACAGAATGGGAAGCCGAGATCGCGAAAGTCGCGCGGCGCCGCATTGAACTGGTGCTGGCCAATCCGCTCGACATCGCCCAGTATATTTCGCAATTCTTTGCACTGGCCAAGTCGATCCGCGACGCCAACCGCAGCAGTGGGCAAGACGTCGCGATGCGCAACAACTTCGAGCAGCTGGTCGAAATGGGCAAAGCGAACAAGCAGTTCGATGCCAACGACCAGCACATCGTCAATATCGTCGACTGGCTGTGGGGTTACGCCTTCGAGCAGCGCGCCTCGGACATTCATCTGGAACCGAAGCGTGAATTTGCTGTCGTACGGTTTCGCATCGACGGCGTGCTGCACCAGGTCTACCAGGTACCGGCCGTGGTCATGATTGCGATGACGGCGCGGATCAAATTGCTGGGGCGGATGGACGTCATTGAAAAGCGCCGCCCGCAAGATGGCCGCATCAAAACCCGCACCGCCGGCGGCCAGGAAGTCGAATTGCGCCTGTCGACGATGCCCACCGCGTTCGGGGAAAAGCTCGTGATGCGTATTTTCGACCCTGAAGTCGTCGTCAAGACATTGCCCGAGCTGGGCTTTCCGGCTGACGACGCCCTGCGCTGGGATCGCCTGACTAAGCGCCCGCACGGCATCATCCTCGTGACCGGCCCAACTGGCTCGGGCAAGACCACGACGCTGTACACGACACTCAAGGCGCTGGCGACAAGCGAAGTCAATGTCTGCACGGTGGAAGACCCGATCGAGATGGTCGAACCGGCCTTCAACCAGATGCAGGTGCAGCCGGGAATCGATTTGTCGTTCGCCGACGGCGTGCGCTCGCTGATGCGCCAGGACCCGGACATCATCATGGTCGGCGAGATTCGCGACCTGCCGACGGCTGAGATGGCGATCCAGGCCGCGCTGACCGGGCACCTGGTGTTCTCGACGCTGCACACGAACGACGCCCCATCAGCGGTGATGCGCCTGATCGAACTGGGCGTGCCGGATTACCTGCTCGAAGCCACCCTGATCGGCGTGATGGCCCAGCGCCTGGTGCGCACGCTCTGCCCTGCCTGCAAGACGCCCGGTGGCGAGTTGAGCGACGATGTGTGGGACAGCGTTGGCGGTGCGTGGAAGATTCCCAAGCCTGCGATCGTATACCGGCCGATTGGTTGCCCAGAATGCCGGCAGACCGGGTATCGGGGGCGGACCGGGATTTATGAGCTGTTGAGCGTGAGCGAGGGATTTGGCAAGCTGATGCGGGGTGCGGGCGACCTGGTGGCGCTGCGCCAGCAGAGTGTTCTCGATGGCATGAAGCCACTGCGCATTGCCGGCGCGATGAAGGTGGTCGAAGGCGTGACCACGGCGGACGAGGTGCTGAAGGTGACGTCGGCGTTGTCTTGA